From Acidobacteriota bacterium, a single genomic window includes:
- a CDS encoding cation transporter: MSGCCDNDCHLDALRERQRGTLQIVLGINAVMFLVIVAAALYGKSTALLADSLDNLGDALTYGLSLYAVSRGAAVKAKVALFKGALIFVAAFAVASQIAYKLFVPSLPHFEVMGAFSLLGLAANSVCLYLLWRHRREDVNMSSVWECSRNDIASNLSVFAAAGAVWLTGSGWPDIFVALGLVWLLMRSAIRVVSSARAELRAVS, encoded by the coding sequence ATGAGTGGTTGTTGCGATAATGATTGTCACCTCGATGCCCTCCGCGAAAGGCAGCGAGGAACGCTGCAGATCGTGCTTGGCATCAATGCGGTTATGTTTCTGGTGATCGTCGCGGCCGCGCTTTACGGCAAATCGACGGCGCTGCTGGCCGACAGCCTCGACAATCTCGGAGACGCGCTGACATACGGCCTCAGCCTGTACGCCGTTTCGAGGGGAGCCGCCGTAAAGGCCAAGGTCGCGCTGTTCAAGGGCGCGCTGATCTTTGTCGCAGCGTTCGCCGTTGCTTCGCAAATCGCCTACAAGCTTTTCGTGCCGAGTCTCCCGCATTTCGAGGTGATGGGCGCGTTCAGCCTTCTTGGTCTCGCCGCAAACTCGGTTTGTCTTTACCTGCTCTGGCGACATCGCCGCGAAGACGTGAATATGAGTTCGGTATGGGAATGTTCACGAAACGACATCGCATCGAACCTGTCCGTGTTTGCGGCCGCCGGAGCGGTCTGGCTAACGGGTTCGGGTTGGCCCGATATCTTCGTCGCACTCGGTCTCGTATGGCTCCTGATGCGCTCTGCGATCCGAGTCGTTTCTTCAGCGAGGGCCGAACTGCGTGCGGTGAGCTGA